GTTCGTGAACTTTTGGGAAGTGCCTAATCTGTTGCTGCAAAAGTTTCCCGCTGAAGAGTTTACGGCTACTACCAAGCTGACGTTTACCGCCAAGCAGGATGGAGAGCAAGCCGGAATGATAGTAATGGGATGGGATTATAGTTATTTGTCTGTCCGTAAAGCCGGCGACAAGTTTATCCTGCAACAAGTCGTATGCAAAGATGCGGAACAACAGCACCCCGAACAAGTGAAGGAACTGGCGAGTTTTCCGGTGGAATATCTGAAAATGCCGGGAGTGGCTGATAATGAGTGGAAGACCGTTTACTTACGGGTAAAGGTTGCCAAGGGAGCCGTTTGCACCTTTGCCTATAGTCTCGATGGAAAGAAGTATACAGCAGCGGGAGAACCTTTTACTGCCCGGCAGGGAAAGTGGATAGGAGCGAAAGTCGGTTTATTCTGCGTCACTCCTAATGACGGAAATCGCGGATGGGCGGATGTAGACTGGTTCCGGGTAACTAAATGATAAGAAAGAATAAGTGAGAATAAAAAATAAGAAACTAACACGAAGATATAGAACGAAAAAATGAAGAAGATTGTAGCAGGGTTGGTTGTAGTACTAGGCTTTTGTGCATGTGCCCATCGGACTTCCGGTACGTTGGATGTGAATAAAGCTCTGGATTATTGCGCGGAACAGACCCAACGTTCACTGGTAGAACTGAAAGGAGACTCGGGTATAGACTATACAATGATGCCACGTAATGTCATGGCAGACGAACATCATTGGAACTGTCGGAAAGCAACGAAGGAAGAATGGTGTGCCGGTTTCTGGCCGGGAGTGTTGTGGTATGATTATGAGTATACACAAGACAAGCATATACTGGAAGAAGCCGAAAAGTTTACGGCATCCTTAGAGTTCCTTTCCCGCATTCCGGCTTATGATCATGATCTGGGCTTTTTGGTTTTTTGCAGCTACGGCAACGGATATCGCCTGACCAAGAATCCCGCTTACAAACAAGTGATTCTGGACACAGCCGATTCATTGGCTACTTTGTTTAATCCGGTAGTCGGCACGATGCTGTCCTGGCCGCGGGAAGTAGAACCCCGCAACTGGCCCCACAATACCATCATGGACAATATGATCAATCTTGAGATGCTTTTCTGGGCAGCAAAGAACGGGGGGAATCCTTACTTATACGACATCGCTGTATCTCATGCCGACAAGACTATGAAGTGTCAGTTCCGTCCGGACTATACCTCATATCATGTAGCAGTATATGATACTATTACAGGTAACCTGATTAAAGGAGTGACTCATCAAGGATATGCGGACAGCACAATGTGGGCACGTGGACAAGCATGGGCTATTTATGGCTACACCGTAGTCTATCGTGAAACGAAAGATCCCAAATACCTTGACTTTGTGCAGAAAGTAGCTGATGTCTATCTGGAACGCTTGCCCGAAGACAAAGTACCTTATTGGGATTTCAGTGCTCCAGGCATACCCGATGTTCCGCGTGATGCTTCGGCGGCTGCCGTAGTTGCTTCCGCACTGCTCGAACTGTCTGCCTATCTCCCCAATGGGAAGGGCAAACACTACAAGGATGCCGCTATCGAAATGCTGACAAGCCTGAGTTCCGACAATTATCAGAGCGGTAAAAGTAATCCGGCTTTCCTGCTTCATAGCACAGGCCATTGGCCGGCTCATTCGGAGATAGACGCTTCTATTATCTATGCAGACTATTATTATATAGAGGCATTGCTTCGTCTGAAACGCCTGCAGGAGGGAGAAGGAGTATTGGGATAGAAATAAAAAGGGGGATGTGTCAGACTTCCCTTTTAACGAAATCATCCTCGCCACAGATAGCTGTAGCGAGGATGATTTTACTGGTTAGGATTTAGGTTGTTATTTCTTTACCTTGATGATGTCATAATTCAGATCGCTGACAGCTTCCTGCAGGCTATCGTTTACCAAACGCAGGGTAGTGTCATTTACAATCACAAAATACATTGGAGCCTCACCATCATTCGGAGTTAACTTAACAGCTTTGGTAGGTTTTTTGTTCACTACTTTTTGGATAGTCTGTTGTTTTCCTTTAGAAGAGAAGGTTTTATTCTTACCCTGACCTTCTGCATCGAGGTAAGTCATATCCAGTGTATACGTGGTATCTACACCGTCAGTTGCAGCGTTCAGGGTCAATACGTAGTCGATACCCGGACCGTCGGCAGCAGGGAGTGTACCTTCATAAACTTCGGTCACTTCTGTGATCGGAGCCATTTCTATAGAAAGACTGTCTGCTTCTGCCTCTGCGGCTTTGTTGGCTTTTGACTGGCAAGATGCCAAAGCAGCTACGACTGCTGCTAACATAATTACTTTTTTCATCGTTAAGTGCTTTAAGTTAATATAAATATAGTGAGCTTACTGCTCGGGTTATTTTTTCTTTATTCTTCTTCGTCCCGTTTGATGACCAGCAGTTTGTCTACCCGTCCGCGGTCCATATCTACTACTTCGAATTGCAGGTTCTTGTAGGTGAAGATATCTCCGGCTTTCGGGATACCGCCCAGCAGGAACATTGCCAATCCTCCGAGGGTCGTGAAGTCTTCGTCCTCCAGGTCTTCATAAGATAGGATTCCCATCTCTTCCATAAAGTCCTTGATGTTCATCGAAGCCTCCACCAGCATCGAACCATCCTGTCTTCTGACGATATCTTCCTCTTCCGTATCGTCCTCTTCAAGGATGTCTCCGAAGATGCTTTCGGTAAGGTCGTGCAGGGTAATGATACCTTCTGTACTACCATACTCGTTAACAACAACTCCGAACTTGTTTTTGTTCTTCTTGAACAGCTCTAAAATTTTATTTGCATATAAACTTTCGGGGATAAACAGAGCCGGACGGGCTATTTCGCGCAGATTGAACTCTTTTTTATTGCCTACCATCAGAATAATATCCTTTACGGATACCACACCGATAATCTCGTCTTTCCGCTCGTCCACCAACAGATATTTGCTGTAGTGCTCTTCTTCGATTGTCTTCATCACCTTGTCTTTCGTATCGTCGGGATGGAAGATGACAAGGTCTCTGCGGTGCGTCATCAGTTCATTGGCACGTTTGTCCGAGAAGCGGAACACATCACGCAGCATTTCCGTCTCTTCCTTGTCGATCACTCCCTGTTCGGAGCTTTGGTGGAGAATCATTTTGATCTCTTCCTGTGTCATCGGGCGTTCTTCGTTCTTTACGCCGATGATTCTGTTCAGCAGGCGGGTGGAGATACTGAGAAACCAGACGAACGGATAGGATACTTTCGTCAATAAAATCATAATCGGGCTGAACAAGGTTGCGTACCGTTCCGGATTGCTGAGGGCAATGGACTTGGGAACCAGCTCTCCGATGATAAGAGAGAGATAGGTGATGATTACCACAGTGGTGATCATGGCCAGATTACGTGCATAGGCTTCCGCTCCCGGTATGAGGGAGAAGAGCGGAACAAGGTCGTCTGCGATAGCGACACCACCATAGGCACCGGATACGATACCGATCAGGGTAATACCGATTTGAATGGTGGACAAGAACTTTTCGGGTTCTTCCAGTTGTTTCAGTACTCCACGTGCAGATTTGTTGCCTTTTCCGGCGAGAGTTTCGAGACGTGCTTTGCTGGATGATACCAGCGCAATTTCGTACATGGCAAAGATGCCATTCAGTACAAGTAAGAGAAGTATGATAAGAAATTCCATAAATGGATTTAAATGATTATTGCCGTGAAATTAAATGAAATCACGACATCATGCAAATATGTGCTGTATATTAATGATTTTTTAATAAACAATTGGTGCGGAATGGTGATGTATTCTTTGAAATGAGGGGGCTTAAGAACAAAAGAACATATTCCGAGGTTGCAAAGTAAATGCTCTCGGAATATGTTCTTTTGTAATTTCTGATCTTGAGTCTTTTTTATTGTTTGTATTTATCAGCCAGTTCTTTAGCACGGGCTACACGTTTGGCAGTGTCGGGGTGTGAAGAAAACATTCTCTGCATGTAGGAAGATGCGGGAGCCCCATTGGACAATTCGAGAAGCTTATTCAGTGATTTGTACATACCATAAGGGTCGATGTTGTTTTTTACGCAGAACTCTACGCCGTAGGCATCTGCTTCGTACTCTTGTTTCTGTGAGTATTGTGCGCCGGCAAGTGCTTCTGCCATTGCTCCCAGTTCAGAGTCAGTCAGTTTGGCGACCTGGCTGCTGGCTGCTCCTGCCGCATTCTTTACAGCCGAACGGAAATATGCATTCTTCATTGCGTCTTTAGAGTCGGTATGGATGACATGACCGATCTCATGACCGATTACTGCCATTACTTCTTCGTCAGTCATGACGTCCATCAGTCCGGCACAGATACGCACGCTGCCGTCACCACAGGCGAAAGCGTTAACGTCCACTACTTCATATACGCCAAAGTTAACTTTCATACCATCTACTTCTTTGATGTTTCCGGTCAGTCTTTCCAGGCGTTTTCCGTATTCGCTGTCCGGTTTGGTCAGTGGGTTATGCTTGTCCATCCATTCCATATACTCCTTGCTCATAGCAGCAATGTCGGCGTCAGATAGAGAGATTGCTTGTGCGGCATCTTTTCCTGCTTGAATAGCTTTGCCTAAATTGAATTTCTTGAATTGTGCTGAAGCGTTAAAACAACTCATGCCCAAAAATAACAGGGCTACTAATGCAATTTGTTTTTTCATCATAGTGAATTTTTAGTTTGTTATTATATAATATAGTGTTAGTATTCAAACGTGATTCCCAAAGTCGGCAGCAGTGTACCGCTTTCTTGCTTGAGCGACTTCATGACATACCGTTGTTCGGCTATCGGTGCGTCCGGATTCTTGATTACTCCGGTGCTCATTAATACATCTGCCTGTTTCAGCTTGCTGCCCGCGATATTCTGCAGATCGATGTAGAAACCCAGCATACAGCGCTTCAGATAGAATGTTTTGTCTATGCGGATATCTACCTGAGTGAAGGCCGGGAGTCGTTCTTCATTGTATCGGGTATAGTCGTAATACGGTTTTCCCTGTGCATTCCAGGCTGTTACCAGAGATGACTTGTCGGCATCATAAGGAGTATAGGGGGCACCGCCTATACAGCTGACTTTCATTCCGACGCTCCAGTGCCGGGGGAGATTGTAAGTTCCCCGCAAGTTGAAAATAAAGCGGTTGTCCCATGCGGAAGCGATGTACTCGCTTTCCTTATCAGTACGATATTCGCTTTTAAAGAGCGTGAAAGATGAGGCGAGATTCAGTTTCTTGGCGACCAGCCATTTAAGGAGAAGCTCTGCTCCGTAAGACCGTCCCTGTGCGGTGGAAGTAAGCAGCTCATTGCCAATCACTCCGTAATCGTTTCCTTTGCAGGTCAACGGAATGCCGTCGGCTACGGAAAGAGGAATTTTGTCATAATCTTTATAGAATCCTTCGACGGATACTTCGAAGGTATCGCCCTTTCTCCAGTTCAGTCCTACGCTACCCTGGCTGACTTGCATATAGCGGAGCGCATACTTGTTGGCATAGAGTCCGTTATTGTTTTTAAAGCCGAGAGCGGTGTAGGGAGGCAGTTGATAATAGAGTCCTGCGTTTCCGCTCAGCGACCAGTGCTCCGTCAGTTGATAGGAGAGTGACAGGCGGGGAGAGAGCTGGTCGGACAGGTCTTTCATGGCTGCCGAGTAGTTGTTGGCATCGGCACGCAGTCCCAGAGAAGCCGTAAAACGCTCGTCTATGGAGGTGTAATTGACTGTTCCGAAAAGTCCCCAACGCATGATGCCCAGATAGGTATGGTAGTCGAACGTCTGCGCACGGTCGGTGTATACCTTCTGAAAGGTGGTGTTGCTATACTGGCTATAGTCCAGACTGGTTCCGACTGTGACTTTCCAGTTGCGGAAAGACGAACTGTTCTCAAGACGGAGCTGAGTATTTTGTTCCGTAGAACGGAGGCGGAGCATCAGATGCTCCGGATCGCTTTCGTCGTTCTGCTGATATTTGGTGTTCCGGTTGTTCAGATAACTGTGACTGGCAACGACTGACTGCACGTGTGCCCCCGCATAGTGCCGGTATACGGCACCTAGAGTGAACGTCTCCTGCTGAATCTTAGGCAGGTAACTGAGGATGTATTCGTTGTCTTCATCGTCGGCTTTGGTGTTTAGCTTCATCTTATCAATACCGCCCAGCCCTAGTACAGTCAATTCATTCCGGGCGTCAAACCTTGTTTTCAGCTTGAATTGCGCATCCGTAAAAGTCGGCAGAAAGGGCAGCCCGAGCATATCAAACAAGAATTGCAGGTAGGACTGACGGACGGAAACCAGATAGGAAGTCTTTTTGCCCAAATGTCCGTTGGAGGCAAGGGAGACTTCGGAAGCTCCGAGAGTAGCTTTCAGGGAATTGCGTTCCATGTCCCCGTCGCGCAATTTGAAGTCGAGCACGGAACTGAGCGCATTTCCTTTGTCTGTCGGGAAGGCTCCGGTATAGAAGTTCACTTCCCGTATCAGGTCGGCATTAAGGATACCTACCGGACCGCCCGATGCTCCCTGTGTGCTGAAATGGTTGATATTAGGGATCTCTACTCCGTCCAGGTAAAAGCGGTTTTCGGAAGGCGATCCGCCGCGTACGATCAGGTCGTTACGGTATCCTATCGGTGAGAAGGCAACTCCCGGATAAGACTGTACGATGCATGAGATGTCCCGGTTGGCTCCCGGACTTTTTTCTATTTCCTGCAGTCCGATGATGCGCAGGCTGACCGGACTTTCAATGTCCCGGCGGAAAGGGGAGGCGGTGACGGTCACTCCTTCCAGTTCCGTCTGATTCTCTTCCATCTCTATTTGTATATGTAGGTCTCTGGTCGAAAGTATGTATTCGGGGGTAGTGACAGTTTTGTATCCGATAGCGGACGCTTGCAGGCGATAGATGCCGGGCGGTACTTGCCCGATCGAGAACTTACCTTCGGCATTCGTCACTCCGCCTTTATTGAGTCCGACAATCATTACATTGATAAATTCCAATGGCTGACGGCTGGATTTATCAATGACTGTTCCCTTCACTTGGTGGACAGGCTGTGCCAGAAGGAAGGATATGGTTATGTTGCAAAACAGCAGAAGCGACAGTAGTCTTTTCATGTTATTTGTAGTTTAGCGACTGCAAAGTTAATGGAAAATAGTTTCACATTTCAATTTTATGTTCTATTTTTGTGGGAATAATAAAATCTGGTTAAGTATGAAAACCGTAAAATTGATTACCTGTAATGACGCGATGAAGGCGCATATCCTTCAAGGGGCGCTGGAGAATGAGGGCATTGAATCTATTCTGCATAATGAGAACTTTTCTACTTTGTATAAAAGTTGCGTGAGCAGTATTGCGGGAGTGGATATCCTGGTAGCGGATGAAGATTATGAGAAAGCCGTTCAGGTGCTGAGGCAGAACCAAAGCTGGCCCGAAGAACTGACGCTCTGTCCTTATTGCGGTTCGTCCGATATTAAATTCGTATTGAGAAAAGGACACAAACTGCGTGCTGTTGGCGCAGCTGTACTTTCCATGCTGGCAGCGGCGCCTCCGGGGGACAATCATTGGGAATATACTTGCCAGCAGTGTCATCAGACTTTTGAGACACCTGTTGCCGAATTTCAACCTTCGGGAGAAGACGAAGAATGATTGGATCTAAACATATTATAAACACAATGAAAAAGAAAAAACTTCTATTAATCGCTCTTTTGTTAGTTGGGGCAGCGTCTTCTTTTGCTGCCAAAGTAGATACGTTATTAGTGAAAAGTCCTTCCATGAACAAGGACATCAAGGTAGTAGTAGTCACTCCGGATGCGGCATTGGGAAAGAAAGCTACGGCGTGTCCTACTGTTTATCTCTTGCATGGTTTTGGCGGACATGCCAAGACGTGGATTGAGATTAAACCCAATCTGCCTCAGATCGCGGATGAGAAAGGAATCATATTTGTTTGCCCGGACGGAAGTACCAGCTGGTATTGGGACAGTCCGAAAGACCCGTCTTTCCGATATGAAACTTTTGTCTCATCGGAACTGGTGAAGTATATCGACGGACATTACAAGACAATCACCGACCGCAAGGGGCGTGCCATTACCGGTCTGAGTATGGGCGGACATGGTGGTCTGTGGACTGCTATCCGTCATAAAGATACCTTTGGCGCTTGTGGAAGTACAAGTGGAGGTGTAGACATTCGTCCGTTCCCGAAGAATTGGGACATGGCAAAACGCCTGGGGGATTATGAATCTAACAAGGAAATATGGGATACGCATACTGTAATCAATCAGATTGATAAGATTCAGAACGGGGATTTGGCAATTATCTTTGATTGTGGCGAGGCTGACTTCTTCATTCAGGTGAATAAGGATTTGCACAACCGCTTATTGGAAAAGAAGATCGATCATGATTTTATCACCCGTCCCGGAGGACATACCGGAGAATACTGGAATAACGCTATCGATTACCAGATTTTGTTCTTTGATAAATTCTTCAAGAAATAAAACCGGAAAAGCTTGACTTTTGCATCCGGATGTCGTATCTTTGGAGACATAATCATATAGTAGATTGAAATTAAACTACGATAGAAGGAGGAAGTGAAAACTTTCTCCTTTTTTTGTGTACTACTTGGTGAGGAACTGTTCAGATCGGTGCTGGGAGTGGTTCAGCTTGGTGCTTATTGAAATTTAGAAGGGATGTCGGGAAGAATTAGAAGGTATGTTAAGGCAAATTACATACTATGTTAAGTGTAATCAGATGCTTTGTTAGGTGAAAACGGAGGCTTTGTTTCGATAAACAGACTTTTATGTAGCGGAAAAGGTCAGTCGGAGTTAAGAATCTATAAATCTGCTCTTGACAAGAATCGGGTTATTCAATCGTAATTGAGATCGTGCGATTCAGATAAGATATACTTTTGCCATTACCATATTTAGTGCTGACCTTTAGACTGACAGGTTTCTTGTTTTTATCAAAGCTATAAGTATATTCGGTTCTTTCGGTGTATGTGTCACTGGTTTTCTCCGGATAAGAGGCGGTAGTAAGGTGTTGTGTCGGTTTGCCAAGCATGCCGGCAAACAAGGCTTCACGATGGAAGGAAAGGGGATAAGTATCCGCCACCAGCATACAGGGAAGACGATAATAATTGATATCTTCTCCCGCTTCATAATTAGTCTGAAGCTTTCCGTAACCGGTGGATGATTCATAGGGCAGTGAAGGAGAGATGGTGGAAATTAAATCGCCCTTGTCATACTGTAGAGAAAGAGTGTGCGCGACAACTGCATCGCTGCTTCCTTCCCGGGGCATAATCTTTTCATTCACTTGTGTCAGATAGCCGTCCGTATATAAAAAGGTATATTGTCTCTTCTGGTCGAGAGAAGCATATTCGCATTGCGTGGCGTATCCTTCTTCGTTTAGGGTGTATTTACGCTCAGTCCCTATTTCGTCTGTGAAAGTAACACTGCTTCTGTTGTTTCCGTATTGGATGGTAAGCGAATGGCTGATGATCTCTGTCAAGTCCGCTATCGAAACTTCTTGCGTGTAGGTATAACCGGTCAGCCAGGCATCTTCGTAGCGAAACTCTTCTTCTTTAGTAACGTCAGATACTCCGATTCCATCGGACTTGCAAAATTCGGAGAACAGCATCTTGCTTATTTCCGGGTCAGGAACTTCTGTGCCTACTTTTTCTTCATCATCCGAACAACCGAACATTACTATCGCACACAACAGAAGTGCTATCTTTTTCATACTTGTTTATTTAATCCGTAACCCTCCGGCAAATCTTCTGCTGGCAGGACTGCTGACACTTTTTTCTATCTTAATACTCTTGGTACTTCGAGTTTCTTCTTCTTTGTCTTCGTCTTTCGGCGGATAGGTTCCCTCCAATGTCTGGATGGCTATGCTTAGCATTCTTTCTTTAGGATTGCCGAAAGGGAGGAACTGGCTGTAATCAGTAGTCCCGTTAATAGACGTTTCGCTTATTTTGAATTTATCGCTGGGAACAAGCACGAATGCGTCTTCGCCTGCATCATGGTCGGAGTTGTAAACGGTGCATACCACCGGATTGACAGACCAGCGGTAGGTTTCATTGATGAATTGCTCTGTAGCTACTGTTTGTCCCTTGCTTGCGCTACCCATGACAATAATGTTAGGAGCCTGCTCCTCTTTGTATAGGCTGGTCAGTAGCATTTCTGCTGCTCCGGCTGTTGTTCCGCTGGTGATTGCTACCAAAGTGTTTTGATTCAGATTGACACCGGTCTTCAGCACCTCCTGATCGAAATTGATGGTCGCGTCTTTGTCCAAGTTCTTGTCGTTATATTCCAGATAAGCCATCGGAGTGCCCATTCTTGCATTTGGCACAAGGATGGTGGCAAGTAACTGAACACAGTCCAGCGATCCTCCTTCGTTATAGCGAAGGTCAAGGATAGTGGCTTGTACGTTGGCTTCCTGAAATATCGTTGAGACTTTACGTAATTCATTATTATACTTCTCCGGATCGTTATTGGTTCCGGCGGTGAAGCTGTTGTACATCAGATAGCCGACTTTAGCACCATTGTCTAAAGTCAGAATTTTGTATTTATGTACCGGTTGGTCTTCTATAGACTGGGCGGCTCCCAAATCCAGCGTGACACCGTTCGGCACTACTTTATACACCATAACCGGTTCTTCCGGTACTTCTTCCCCTTCTTCGGGCTCTTCCTCGACTTCTTTCCATACCCCCATCGAAAGTTCTCTTGCTATTGTACCTTGCAGTAGTTGCGTTTCATACTTCTTGCTGATATAGGAAGTGTCTACTTTCATAATCCAGTCACCGCGTTGGAGTCCGGCTTTTTCGGCGGGTGATTCGGGGATAACATAAGTAATCAAGGCATTGTATGCCGTATCGTTATCCTGACTCTTGACGAGCGAGTAGTCGAATCCATAGGTTGGCAACGGAGCTTCCAGGACAGAATCTACAAAAGAGTAGCTGTCTTTGTCCCATTTTGCTTTGGATAAGAAGGTGGCAGGGTCCTGAAACAGGTTTACTTCATCGTAGCCAGGCATATATTGATACCACAGATAATTCTGTTGCATGATATCATACATCCATGTATCCAGTTCAGTCAGGTGGGCATATTCCGGCCAGCGGTCCACACCACACGAAAAGAAGCTGCTGACAGATACGACGATCAGGGCAGGTATAAGTAGTATTTTGCGTAAATTCGTCATCTTAAAAAGCTTTTCAGTGTGCAAATGTAGGAAATACTTTGCTTATCTACCACATTTATGGTATAAAAATGCCTTCAATATGTGATAGGTTGTTAGCAAATCCCGCCTTATCTTTGCAACATCGAAAATGATCAATAGGTATTCATATAAATAGAGAGAGAATAATTAGAATCCAAAGAGAGTGATATAGAGTAAATGATTTTTGGATGGACCGTAACCTGACTTTGATAAAGATTTAATGAAACAGATTTGCTGATGTGCTAATTTGTCGGTGATTAATACATTGGCATCTTAGCACAACTTTTGTTGTTTAACGAATAATTATGATGATGAATATAGCTGCATTATTGTCCGGAGGTGTCGATAGCTCTGTTGTCGTTCACCTTCTTTGTGAGCAAGGATACAAACCGACTCTTTTCTATATCAAAATAGGTATGGACGGGGCGGAGTATATGGATTGTTCAGCCGAAGAAGATATTGAAATGTCCACTGCCATTGCCCGTAAGTATGGTTTGTCCTTGGAAGTCGTGGATTTGCATAAGGAGTATTGGGAGAATGTGGCCGCCTACGCGATTGATAAAATAAAGAAAGGACTGACACCGAATCCGGATGTGATGTGTAACAAACTCATAAAGTTTGGCTGTTTCGAACAGCAGGTCGGAAAGAATTTCGATTTTACGGCGACAGGGCATTACGCCACTACCATCCGGCAGGACGGCAAGACGTGGCTTGGAACAGCCAAAGACCCTGTTAAAGACCAGACGGATTTCCTGGCCCAGATAGACTACCTGCAAGTTTCCAAACTGATGTTTCCTATCGGCGGACTGATGAAGCAGGAAGTACGCGAAATCGCAAGCAGGGCAGGATTGCCCAGTGCCCGAAGAAAGGATAGTCAGGGAATTTGCTTTTTGGGAAAGATTAACTATAATGATTTCGTTCGTCGTTTCCTGGGAGAGCGGGAAGGGGCGATTATAGAACTGGAAACCGGAAAGAAAGTGGGCACGCATCGCGGCTACTGGTTCCATACGATCGGACAGCGGAAAGGACT
This sequence is a window from Bacteroides thetaiotaomicron VPI-5482. Protein-coding genes within it:
- a CDS encoding copper resistance protein NlpE, coding for MKKVIMLAAVVAALASCQSKANKAAEAEADSLSIEMAPITEVTEVYEGTLPAADGPGIDYVLTLNAATDGVDTTYTLDMTYLDAEGQGKNKTFSSKGKQQTIQKVVNKKPTKAVKLTPNDGEAPMYFVIVNDTTLRLVNDSLQEAVSDLNYDIIKVKK
- a CDS encoding DUF4595 domain-containing protein: MKKIALLLCAIVMFGCSDDEEKVGTEVPDPEISKMLFSEFCKSDGIGVSDVTKEEEFRYEDAWLTGYTYTQEVSIADLTEIISHSLTIQYGNNRSSVTFTDEIGTERKYTLNEEGYATQCEYASLDQKRQYTFLYTDGYLTQVNEKIMPREGSSDAVVAHTLSLQYDKGDLISTISPSLPYESSTGYGKLQTNYEAGEDINYYRLPCMLVADTYPLSFHREALFAGMLGKPTQHLTTASYPEKTSDTYTERTEYTYSFDKNKKPVSLKVSTKYGNGKSISYLNRTISITIE
- a CDS encoding TonB-dependent receptor is translated as MKRLLSLLLFCNITISFLLAQPVHQVKGTVIDKSSRQPLEFINVMIVGLNKGGVTNAEGKFSIGQVPPGIYRLQASAIGYKTVTTPEYILSTRDLHIQIEMEENQTELEGVTVTASPFRRDIESPVSLRIIGLQEIEKSPGANRDISCIVQSYPGVAFSPIGYRNDLIVRGGSPSENRFYLDGVEIPNINHFSTQGASGGPVGILNADLIREVNFYTGAFPTDKGNALSSVLDFKLRDGDMERNSLKATLGASEVSLASNGHLGKKTSYLVSVRQSYLQFLFDMLGLPFLPTFTDAQFKLKTRFDARNELTVLGLGGIDKMKLNTKADDEDNEYILSYLPKIQQETFTLGAVYRHYAGAHVQSVVASHSYLNNRNTKYQQNDESDPEHLMLRLRSTEQNTQLRLENSSSFRNWKVTVGTSLDYSQYSNTTFQKVYTDRAQTFDYHTYLGIMRWGLFGTVNYTSIDERFTASLGLRADANNYSAAMKDLSDQLSPRLSLSYQLTEHWSLSGNAGLYYQLPPYTALGFKNNNGLYANKYALRYMQVSQGSVGLNWRKGDTFEVSVEGFYKDYDKIPLSVADGIPLTCKGNDYGVIGNELLTSTAQGRSYGAELLLKWLVAKKLNLASSFTLFKSEYRTDKESEYIASAWDNRFIFNLRGTYNLPRHWSVGMKVSCIGGAPYTPYDADKSSLVTAWNAQGKPYYDYTRYNEERLPAFTQVDIRIDKTFYLKRCMLGFYIDLQNIAGSKLKQADVLMSTGVIKNPDAPIAEQRYVMKSLKQESGTLLPTLGITFEY
- a CDS encoding alpha/beta hydrolase, with product MKKKKLLLIALLLVGAASSFAAKVDTLLVKSPSMNKDIKVVVVTPDAALGKKATACPTVYLLHGFGGHAKTWIEIKPNLPQIADEKGIIFVCPDGSTSWYWDSPKDPSFRYETFVSSELVKYIDGHYKTITDRKGRAITGLSMGGHGGLWTAIRHKDTFGACGSTSGGVDIRPFPKNWDMAKRLGDYESNKEIWDTHTVINQIDKIQNGDLAIIFDCGEADFFIQVNKDLHNRLLEKKIDHDFITRPGGHTGEYWNNAIDYQILFFDKFFKK
- a CDS encoding DUF2007 domain-containing protein; its protein translation is MKTVKLITCNDAMKAHILQGALENEGIESILHNENFSTLYKSCVSSIAGVDILVADEDYEKAVQVLRQNQSWPEELTLCPYCGSSDIKFVLRKGHKLRAVGAAVLSMLAAAPPGDNHWEYTCQQCHQTFETPVAEFQPSGEDEE
- a CDS encoding M48 family metallopeptidase; protein product: MKKQIALVALLFLGMSCFNASAQFKKFNLGKAIQAGKDAAQAISLSDADIAAMSKEYMEWMDKHNPLTKPDSEYGKRLERLTGNIKEVDGMKVNFGVYEVVDVNAFACGDGSVRICAGLMDVMTDEEVMAVIGHEIGHVIHTDSKDAMKNAYFRSAVKNAAGAASSQVAKLTDSELGAMAEALAGAQYSQKQEYEADAYGVEFCVKNNIDPYGMYKSLNKLLELSNGAPASSYMQRMFSSHPDTAKRVARAKELADKYKQ
- a CDS encoding hemolysin family protein produces the protein MEFLIILLLLVLNGIFAMYEIALVSSSKARLETLAGKGNKSARGVLKQLEEPEKFLSTIQIGITLIGIVSGAYGGVAIADDLVPLFSLIPGAEAYARNLAMITTVVIITYLSLIIGELVPKSIALSNPERYATLFSPIMILLTKVSYPFVWFLSISTRLLNRIIGVKNEERPMTQEEIKMILHQSSEQGVIDKEETEMLRDVFRFSDKRANELMTHRRDLVIFHPDDTKDKVMKTIEEEHYSKYLLVDERKDEIIGVVSVKDIILMVGNKKEFNLREIARPALFIPESLYANKILELFKKNKNKFGVVVNEYGSTEGIITLHDLTESIFGDILEEDDTEEEDIVRRQDGSMLVEASMNIKDFMEEMGILSYEDLEDEDFTTLGGLAMFLLGGIPKAGDIFTYKNLQFEVVDMDRGRVDKLLVIKRDEEE
- a CDS encoding S41 family peptidase; translated protein: MTNLRKILLIPALIVVSVSSFFSCGVDRWPEYAHLTELDTWMYDIMQQNYLWYQYMPGYDEVNLFQDPATFLSKAKWDKDSYSFVDSVLEAPLPTYGFDYSLVKSQDNDTAYNALITYVIPESPAEKAGLQRGDWIMKVDTSYISKKYETQLLQGTIARELSMGVWKEVEEEPEEGEEVPEEPVMVYKVVPNGVTLDLGAAQSIEDQPVHKYKILTLDNGAKVGYLMYNSFTAGTNNDPEKYNNELRKVSTIFQEANVQATILDLRYNEGGSLDCVQLLATILVPNARMGTPMAYLEYNDKNLDKDATINFDQEVLKTGVNLNQNTLVAITSGTTAGAAEMLLTSLYKEEQAPNIIVMGSASKGQTVATEQFINETYRWSVNPVVCTVYNSDHDAGEDAFVLVPSDKFKISETSINGTTDYSQFLPFGNPKERMLSIAIQTLEGTYPPKDEDKEEETRSTKSIKIEKSVSSPASRRFAGGLRIK
- a CDS encoding glycoside hydrolase family 88 protein → MKKIVAGLVVVLGFCACAHRTSGTLDVNKALDYCAEQTQRSLVELKGDSGIDYTMMPRNVMADEHHWNCRKATKEEWCAGFWPGVLWYDYEYTQDKHILEEAEKFTASLEFLSRIPAYDHDLGFLVFCSYGNGYRLTKNPAYKQVILDTADSLATLFNPVVGTMLSWPREVEPRNWPHNTIMDNMINLEMLFWAAKNGGNPYLYDIAVSHADKTMKCQFRPDYTSYHVAVYDTITGNLIKGVTHQGYADSTMWARGQAWAIYGYTVVYRETKDPKYLDFVQKVADVYLERLPEDKVPYWDFSAPGIPDVPRDASAAAVVASALLELSAYLPNGKGKHYKDAAIEMLTSLSSDNYQSGKSNPAFLLHSTGHWPAHSEIDASIIYADYYYIEALLRLKRLQEGEGVLG